In the Caenorhabditis elegans chromosome X genome, one interval contains:
- the nhr-1 gene encoding Nuclear hormone receptor family member nhr-1 (Confirmed by transcript evidence) encodes MNGTLADQLQSHLANYGQPMVNSQRNEDPSMYMNGSAASVSHTNGSSSMGNDQKFPSYKRMAQRRKVPEGELCAVCSDLATGYHYGVASCNGCKTFFRRTIVSEQTFICQYNGNCDVNKNIRCACRHCRFNKCLLVGMDAKALQIPAIQNDRDRIGPTKKIKMSSGSDDEQATTPHRLQDQEIIDQLTQVEGLCQELRRCIIPEVTGVTHALTSPCLLFETTDLKVDVSLTNTIFKELFPASMNDIRMWNIREMRICIEWAKTFDVYQRLNLFDQFALVRNFAFAFNLLNRVFYSPDHGPDKIVFQNGAFIMRQPQQQVQLSGCRPIYTRQMDEIMIPFRKLQLSVAEFATFKAALFFNPDALDLSPQAKQEVFEERNKYLGGLFTCITQKIGIPTGVQKYGSLLMMTASIQNILAQNEENMQVMELFKNWEVDPFVKELCMKRA; translated from the exons ATGAACGGTACACTGGCCGATCAACTGCAAAGCCATCTGGCCAACTACGGGCAGCCAATGGTCAACTCGCAACGCAACGAGGATCCGTCAATGTATATGAATGGATCAGCCGCCTCCGTTTCCCACACCAACGGCTCATCCTCGATGGGCaatgatcaaaaatttccgtCTTATAAGCGAATGGCTCAAC gAAGGAAAGTGCCCGAAGGAGAGCTGTGCGCAGTTTGCTCGGACCTTGCCACTGGATATCACTACGGAGTGGCTAGCTGCAATGGATG CAAAACCTTCTTCCGACGAACAATAGTCAGTGAGCAAACCTTCATTTGCCAATATAATGGAAATTGTGATGTTAATAAAA ACATTCGATGTGCATGCCGTCACTGCCGCTTCAACAAATGCCTATTGGTGGGGATGGACGCAAAAG CCTTACAAATTCCAGCAATCCAGAATGATCGAGATCGGATTGGGCCAACGAAGAAAATCAAGATGAGCAGCGGATCTGACGACGAGCAAGCCACCACTCCACACCGTCTTCAGGACCAG gaaatcatCGACCAGCTCACACAAGTTGAAGGGCTGTGCCAGGAGTTGCGACGCTGCATAATTCCTGAAGTGACCGGAGTGACACATGCACTGACGTCCCCTTGCCTACTTTTTGAGACCACTGACCTTAAAGTAGACGTGAGTCTG ACCAATACGATTTTCAAAGAGCTCTTCCCGGCGTCGATGAACGACATTCGTATGTGGAACATTCGCGAGATGCGCATCTGCATCGAGTGGGCAAAGACGTTCGATGTTTACCAGAGGCTCAACCTTTTTGATCAG tttgccCTCGTCCGAAACTTTGCCTTCGCATTTAATCTGCTCAACAGAGTGTTCTACTCGCCGGACCATGGACCAGATAAGATTGTCTTCCAAAATGGAGCCTTCATCATGAGACAGCCACAACAACAG GTCCAACTCTCGGGATGCCGGCCTATCTACACTCGACAAATGGACGAGATTATGATTCCATTCCGCAAATTGCAGTTGAGCGTGGCCGAGTTTGCCACCTTCAAAGCCGCTTTGTTTTTTAATCCAG acgcTTTGGATTTGTCTCCACAGGCGAAACAGGAAGTTTTCGAGGAGAGAAACAAATATTTGGGTGGACTTTTTACCTGTATCacacagaaaattggaatccCGACTGGAGTTCAGAAATATGGAAGTCTTTTAATGATGACCGCTAGTATACAG aatattctgGCGCAAAATGAGGAAAATATGCAAGTGATggaattgttcaaaaactggGAAGTGGATCCATTTGTCAAGGAACTTTGTATGAAGAGAGCATAA
- the nhr-1 gene encoding Nuclear hormone receptor family member nhr-1 (Confirmed by transcript evidence): MNGTLADQLQSHLANYGQPMVNSQRNEDPSMYMNGSAASVSHTNGSSSMGNDQKFPSYKRMAQRRKVPEGELCAVCSDLATGYHYGVASCNGCKTFFRRTIVSEQTFICQYNGNCDVNKNIRCACRHCRFNKCLLVGMDAKAIQNDRDRIGPTKKIKMSSGSDDEQATTPHRLQDQEIIDQLTQVEGLCQELRRCIIPEVTGVTHALTSPCLLFETTDLKVDVSLTNTIFKELFPASMNDIRMWNIREMRICIEWAKTFDVYQRLNLFDQFALVRNFAFAFNLLNRVFYSPDHGPDKIVFQNGAFIMRQPQQQVQLSGCRPIYTRQMDEIMIPFRKLQLSVAEFATFKAALFFNPDALDLSPQAKQEVFEERNKYLGGLFTCITQKIGIPTGVQKYGSLLMMTASIQNILAQNEENMQVMELFKNWEVDPFVKELCMKRA; encoded by the exons ATGAACGGTACACTGGCCGATCAACTGCAAAGCCATCTGGCCAACTACGGGCAGCCAATGGTCAACTCGCAACGCAACGAGGATCCGTCAATGTATATGAATGGATCAGCCGCCTCCGTTTCCCACACCAACGGCTCATCCTCGATGGGCaatgatcaaaaatttccgtCTTATAAGCGAATGGCTCAAC gAAGGAAAGTGCCCGAAGGAGAGCTGTGCGCAGTTTGCTCGGACCTTGCCACTGGATATCACTACGGAGTGGCTAGCTGCAATGGATG CAAAACCTTCTTCCGACGAACAATAGTCAGTGAGCAAACCTTCATTTGCCAATATAATGGAAATTGTGATGTTAATAAAA ACATTCGATGTGCATGCCGTCACTGCCGCTTCAACAAATGCCTATTGGTGGGGATGGACGCAAAAG CAATCCAGAATGATCGAGATCGGATTGGGCCAACGAAGAAAATCAAGATGAGCAGCGGATCTGACGACGAGCAAGCCACCACTCCACACCGTCTTCAGGACCAG gaaatcatCGACCAGCTCACACAAGTTGAAGGGCTGTGCCAGGAGTTGCGACGCTGCATAATTCCTGAAGTGACCGGAGTGACACATGCACTGACGTCCCCTTGCCTACTTTTTGAGACCACTGACCTTAAAGTAGACGTGAGTCTG ACCAATACGATTTTCAAAGAGCTCTTCCCGGCGTCGATGAACGACATTCGTATGTGGAACATTCGCGAGATGCGCATCTGCATCGAGTGGGCAAAGACGTTCGATGTTTACCAGAGGCTCAACCTTTTTGATCAG tttgccCTCGTCCGAAACTTTGCCTTCGCATTTAATCTGCTCAACAGAGTGTTCTACTCGCCGGACCATGGACCAGATAAGATTGTCTTCCAAAATGGAGCCTTCATCATGAGACAGCCACAACAACAG GTCCAACTCTCGGGATGCCGGCCTATCTACACTCGACAAATGGACGAGATTATGATTCCATTCCGCAAATTGCAGTTGAGCGTGGCCGAGTTTGCCACCTTCAAAGCCGCTTTGTTTTTTAATCCAG acgcTTTGGATTTGTCTCCACAGGCGAAACAGGAAGTTTTCGAGGAGAGAAACAAATATTTGGGTGGACTTTTTACCTGTATCacacagaaaattggaatccCGACTGGAGTTCAGAAATATGGAAGTCTTTTAATGATGACCGCTAGTATACAG aatattctgGCGCAAAATGAGGAAAATATGCAAGTGATggaattgttcaaaaactggGAAGTGGATCCATTTGTCAAGGAACTTTGTATGAAGAGAGCATAA
- the nhr-1 gene encoding Nuclear receptor domain-containing protein (Partially confirmed by transcript evidence) — translation MNGTLADQLQSHLANYGQPMVNSQRNEDPSMYMNGSAASVSHTNGSSSMGNDQKFPSYKRMAQRRKVPEGELCAVCSDLATGYHYGVASCNGCKTFFRRTIVSEQTFICQYNGNCDVNKNIRCACRHCRFNKCLLVGMDAKAIQNDRDRIGPTKKIKMSSGSDDEQATTPHRLQDQEIIDQLTQVEGLCQELRRCIIPEVTGVTHALTSPCLLFETTDLKVDVSLTNTIFKELFPASMNDIRMWNIREMRICIEWAKTFDVYQRLNLFDQVGTRNFGCWGIEVFILPKNYAVGKLGKSEVVFSQKILEQLQF, via the exons ATGAACGGTACACTGGCCGATCAACTGCAAAGCCATCTGGCCAACTACGGGCAGCCAATGGTCAACTCGCAACGCAACGAGGATCCGTCAATGTATATGAATGGATCAGCCGCCTCCGTTTCCCACACCAACGGCTCATCCTCGATGGGCaatgatcaaaaatttccgtCTTATAAGCGAATGGCTCAAC gAAGGAAAGTGCCCGAAGGAGAGCTGTGCGCAGTTTGCTCGGACCTTGCCACTGGATATCACTACGGAGTGGCTAGCTGCAATGGATG CAAAACCTTCTTCCGACGAACAATAGTCAGTGAGCAAACCTTCATTTGCCAATATAATGGAAATTGTGATGTTAATAAAA ACATTCGATGTGCATGCCGTCACTGCCGCTTCAACAAATGCCTATTGGTGGGGATGGACGCAAAAG CAATCCAGAATGATCGAGATCGGATTGGGCCAACGAAGAAAATCAAGATGAGCAGCGGATCTGACGACGAGCAAGCCACCACTCCACACCGTCTTCAGGACCAG gaaatcatCGACCAGCTCACACAAGTTGAAGGGCTGTGCCAGGAGTTGCGACGCTGCATAATTCCTGAAGTGACCGGAGTGACACATGCACTGACGTCCCCTTGCCTACTTTTTGAGACCACTGACCTTAAAGTAGACGTGAGTCTG ACCAATACGATTTTCAAAGAGCTCTTCCCGGCGTCGATGAACGACATTCGTATGTGGAACATTCGCGAGATGCGCATCTGCATCGAGTGGGCAAAGACGTTCGATGTTTACCAGAGGCTCAACCTTTTTGATCAGGTGGGTACAAGAAACTTTGGCTGTTGGGGGATTGAAGTTTTCATTCTGCCCAAAAATTATGCTGTCGGAAAGCTAGGCAAATCTGAAGTtgttttttcccagaaaattctagaacaactgcaattttga
- the sup-10 gene encoding Putative potassium channel regulatory protein sup-10 (Confirmed by transcript evidence), whose amino-acid sequence MRYAVFIFLIVLIDLIYCWNSKRSFFIPDFLGSGDGTPKSKTESVIEERMEYGRMILLVCNKTCAKHRSDIPLWLKEFNQKKGYQEPETITYYYHTYRQAVSFIDTNETDVFPNLIYFIGVKRVVFNGDVNIREDVNDWIASLDQLILLEPRVYEDLNVILSDTSNCSSKYLLLADRPKCPQPSWSIVARIAQDHGIQPVKIGHPLDGLTHVLLYKRMPYLSEASCHLSVLLYENSYSDFGDDINPLVVSDWITTLLPLEEGSCPALFETYWHPIVDELTELQQIFYSAELEISERNKRPAFVLVGLTGGIAVIILAFSIFWGLNGSGFNKD is encoded by the exons ATGCGATACGcggtttttatatttttaatagtgCTTATCGATTTGATATATTGTTGGAATAGCAAACGATCCTTTTTTATTCCAGACTTTTTGGGCAGTGgag ATGGCACACCGAAATCAAAAACCGAGTCTGTTATTGAGGAACGAATGGAATATGGTCGGATGATCCTTCTCGTTTGTAACAAGACATGCGCAAAACATAGATCGGAT attccacTGTGGCTGAAAGAATTCAATCAGAAGAAAGGATATCAAGAGCCCGAGACAATTACTTATTACTATCACACTTACCGACAAGCAGTTTCATTTATAGATACAAATGAAACTGACGTGTTTCCTAATTTAATTTACTTTATTGGTGTAAAGCGCGTAGTTTTCAATGGAGATGTTAATATAAGA GAAGACGTAAATGATTGGATTGCATCACTGGACCAATTAATTTTACTGGAACCAAGAGTATATGAAGACTTGAATGTAATTCTCTCTGACACATCAAACTGCTCCAGCAAATATCTCCTACTAGCTGATAGGCCAAAGTGTCCTCAGCCATCTTGGTCAATAGTAGCCAG aatagCCCAAGATCACGGGATCCAACCGGTCAAAATCGGCCATCCATTAGATGGATTGACGCATGTATTGCTATACAAACGGATGCCCTATCTCTCTGAAGCATCGTGTCATTTATCAGTTCTCTTGTACGAAAACAGTTATTCCGACTTTGGTGATGACATCAATCCATTAGTT GTATCCGACTGGATAACAACGTTACTTCCGCTTGAAGAAGGAAGTTGTCCCGCACTTTTTGAGACGTATTGGCATCCGATTGTAGATGAGCTCACCGAGTTGCAACAAATCTTCTACTCTgcagaattggaaatttccgagaGAAATAAGCGACCAGCTTTTGTATTAGTTGGTTTGACCGGTGGAATTGCAGTGATCATACTGGCGTTCAGTATATTCTGGGGGCTCAATGGATCCGGATTCAATAAAGACTGA